A single Carnobacterium inhibens subsp. inhibens DSM 13024 DNA region contains:
- a CDS encoding rhodanese-like domain-containing protein: MYHSISMPEFEQKWRKETLSLVDVREIDEWESKHVDGAVHVPLSDLSNGKEKLNKEQDYYVMCHSGARSAMACQQLAKEGYKVTNVMGGISAWRGEVI, encoded by the coding sequence ATGTATCATTCAATATCAATGCCAGAGTTTGAACAAAAATGGAGAAAAGAAACACTTTCATTAGTCGATGTACGAGAAATCGATGAATGGGAATCTAAACATGTAGATGGTGCTGTTCATGTACCTTTAAGTGATTTATCAAATGGAAAAGAAAAGTTAAATAAAGAACAGGATTATTATGTGATGTGCCACTCAGGAGCTCGTTCTGCAATGGCTTGTCAGCAGCTAGCAAAAGAAGGATACAAAGTAACGAATGTTATGGGCGGTATTTCTGCTTGGAGAGGAGAAGTGATTTAA
- a CDS encoding FAD-dependent oxidoreductase produces MKIVIIGGVAGGMSAATRLRRLNENAEIIVLEKGPYVSFANCGLPYYVAGEIEERSSLLVQTPEALRARFELDVRPDSEAVSIDASLKEVTVRTAEEEYTLTYDKLILSPGAKAFIPPAKGLEEAKNIFTLRSVPDVDGITAFMDTHHPKKAVVIGAGFIGLEMAESLVHRGLDVTIIEKAPQVLPPLDEEMAAYITKELKANGVKLYTGLAAEAFEEEGKVVVLENGERLESDITLMSVGVKPETTVALTAGVETGVRSGILVDENYETSQKDIYAVGDAIVVKQQINGEDTMIALAAPANRQGRQVADVISGLSRKNKGSIGTAIVRVFNQVAASTGLNERQLKSANETFEIVHIQGKSHAGYYQNAGTILLKVLFNPENGKIYGAQAIGEDGVDKRIDIIATAIKAGMTVQDLPELEFTYAPPFGSAKDPVNMAGYAALNIIEGISESIQWHELEEKQREGYLLLDVRNEGELEKNGRLSGAMNIPLDQLRERLLEVPKEQPIIVSCHSGLRSYIAERILKQNGYTAKNLDGAFALYSTVRSEKVVK; encoded by the coding sequence ATGAAAATTGTGATTATAGGAGGAGTAGCTGGTGGAATGTCAGCAGCTACTCGTTTAAGACGTTTAAACGAAAATGCAGAAATCATCGTATTGGAAAAGGGACCTTATGTATCATTTGCTAACTGTGGTCTGCCATATTATGTGGCTGGTGAAATTGAAGAACGCAGCAGTTTATTGGTACAAACGCCAGAAGCTTTGCGAGCACGTTTTGAACTAGATGTACGTCCTGATAGTGAGGCAGTATCCATAGATGCTTCTCTAAAAGAAGTAACTGTTCGAACAGCTGAAGAAGAGTATACGTTAACTTATGATAAATTGATTCTTTCTCCTGGAGCTAAAGCGTTTATCCCACCAGCTAAGGGGCTAGAAGAAGCTAAGAACATTTTTACATTGCGTTCTGTTCCGGATGTAGATGGAATTACTGCTTTCATGGACACTCACCATCCTAAAAAAGCTGTAGTCATCGGAGCTGGATTTATCGGTTTAGAGATGGCTGAAAGTTTGGTTCATCGTGGACTAGATGTTACAATTATTGAAAAAGCACCACAAGTTTTGCCACCTTTGGATGAAGAAATGGCTGCTTACATCACTAAAGAATTAAAGGCGAATGGTGTTAAATTATATACAGGATTGGCTGCTGAAGCTTTTGAAGAAGAAGGAAAAGTGGTTGTGCTTGAAAATGGGGAACGCTTAGAAAGCGATATAACATTAATGTCAGTAGGGGTTAAGCCTGAAACAACTGTGGCTTTAACTGCGGGTGTTGAAACTGGTGTACGTAGTGGTATATTAGTAGATGAGAACTATGAAACAAGTCAAAAAGATATTTACGCTGTTGGAGATGCTATCGTAGTGAAACAACAAATCAATGGGGAAGATACGATGATTGCTTTAGCTGCTCCAGCTAATCGTCAAGGCAGACAAGTTGCAGATGTTATTAGTGGATTGTCTCGAAAAAACAAAGGTAGTATTGGTACCGCAATTGTTCGTGTATTTAACCAAGTAGCAGCATCCACTGGATTAAATGAAAGACAATTAAAATCAGCAAATGAAACATTTGAAATTGTTCATATTCAAGGAAAAAGCCATGCAGGGTACTATCAAAATGCTGGTACGATTTTATTAAAAGTACTGTTTAATCCTGAAAATGGAAAAATTTATGGTGCCCAAGCTATTGGTGAAGATGGAGTAGACAAACGCATCGATATCATTGCAACGGCTATCAAAGCAGGTATGACTGTTCAAGATTTGCCGGAATTAGAATTTACTTATGCACCACCATTTGGATCCGCAAAAGATCCTGTAAATATGGCGGGGTATGCTGCTTTAAATATTATTGAAGGAATTAGCGAGTCAATTCAGTGGCATGAACTAGAAGAGAAACAAAGAGAAGGCTATTTATTGCTTGATGTACGTAATGAAGGAGAACTTGAAAAAAATGGTCGCTTAAGTGGGGCCATGAATATTCCTCTTGATCAGTTACGTGAGCGCTTGTTAGAAGTACCTAAAGAGCAACCAATTATTGTAAGTTGTCACAGTGGGTTACGTAGCTATATCGCTGAACGGATATTAAAACAAAATGGATATACGGCTAAAAATTTAGATGGAGCATTTGCTCTTTATTCAACAGTCAGATCAGAAAAGGTGGTAAAATAA
- a CDS encoding rhodanese-like domain-containing protein produces MFFKTVPSISTSELEKNLAEKPVIIDVRETHEFQGGHIPGAKNVPLGKIASYTPVGKTYVICQSGMRSKKASKLLMKQGYDVVNVRGGMSSWTGTKRGGKL; encoded by the coding sequence ATGTTTTTTAAAACAGTACCGTCCATCTCAACCAGCGAACTAGAGAAAAATTTAGCAGAAAAGCCAGTCATCATAGATGTACGTGAAACTCATGAATTTCAAGGAGGCCATATTCCTGGAGCTAAAAATGTCCCATTAGGCAAGATCGCTAGTTATACCCCTGTAGGTAAAACGTATGTGATTTGTCAATCAGGTATGCGCAGTAAAAAAGCTTCAAAACTTTTAATGAAACAAGGATATGATGTAGTGAATGTTCGTGGTGGTATGTCATCTTGGACTGGAACTAAAAGGGGAGGAAAATTATAA
- the trxA gene encoding thioredoxin, whose product MPIKVTDSTLLSEVQKGITLVDFWAPWCGPCKMLGPVLEELEEELAPKVKIAKLNIDENEIIANQLGIRSIPTMVLYQNGQPLERIVGYKPKEVLKDYLIKKIEDK is encoded by the coding sequence ATGCCTATAAAAGTAACAGATTCAACTTTACTATCAGAGGTACAAAAAGGAATAACGCTTGTGGATTTTTGGGCGCCATGGTGTGGACCGTGTAAGATGTTAGGACCTGTTTTAGAAGAGTTGGAAGAAGAATTAGCACCAAAAGTTAAAATAGCTAAATTAAATATTGACGAAAATGAAATAATTGCTAATCAATTAGGTATTAGAAGTATTCCAACGATGGTTTTATATCAAAACGGTCAACCGCTAGAGAGAATTGTTGGTTACAAGCCTAAAGAAGTATTAAAAGACTATTTAATAAAGAAAATAGAAGATAAATAA
- the yidD gene encoding membrane protein insertion efficiency factor YidD, with product MYTDGGINLRKLFISSIKGYQKGISSLFPPSYRYYPTCSEYTIEAIEKHGSAKGTLMGVSRILRCHPFVRGGYDPVPNKFSLKRNTK from the coding sequence ATGTATACGGATGGGGGTATTAATTTGAGAAAATTGTTTATATCAAGTATTAAAGGATATCAAAAAGGAATCTCATCTTTATTTCCGCCTAGCTATCGATATTATCCTACATGTTCTGAATATACTATTGAAGCGATAGAAAAACATGGATCAGCAAAAGGAACATTAATGGGAGTATCACGTATTTTACGTTGCCATCCATTTGTCAGGGGCGGTTATGATCCTGTTCCCAATAAATTCTCACTTAAAAGGAATACAAAGTAA
- a CDS encoding helix-turn-helix domain-containing protein has translation MALGERLKASRVNKGYSQGDVADHLHISRQSISKWENGNSYPDLDNLVKLSTYYEVSIDELLKENQELKKKIEENEVKIEKNVQKLDFIRGNTDKDEGLILLILAFIGSLIPPLGLILAPIIIKRNKKTNTLYKFVYLACVCCIIMNAYALYFTIGNYLGWGTTTVELVD, from the coding sequence ATGGCCTTAGGGGAACGATTGAAGGCAAGTAGAGTTAATAAAGGATATTCGCAAGGAGATGTAGCCGATCATTTACATATTTCAAGACAGTCCATTTCAAAATGGGAAAATGGCAATAGTTACCCTGATTTAGATAATTTAGTAAAGCTAAGTACCTATTACGAAGTTTCGATTGACGAATTACTAAAAGAAAATCAGGAACTAAAAAAAAAGATTGAAGAAAATGAAGTTAAAATAGAAAAAAATGTTCAAAAATTAGATTTCATTCGTGGAAATACGGATAAAGACGAAGGTTTAATCCTGTTAATTCTTGCTTTTATAGGAAGTTTAATCCCCCCACTTGGTTTAATTCTAGCCCCTATTATTATTAAGAGAAACAAAAAAACAAACACACTCTATAAGTTTGTTTATCTAGCGTGTGTTTGTTGTATTATAATGAACGCTTATGCTCTCTACTTTACGATAGGTAATTATTTAGGTTGGGGGACCACTACCGTAGAATTAGTTGATTAA
- a CDS encoding DUF5626 family protein: MKKIIFALSFFTIFTLNSTTKVQAEELLTTPVNSVSYDIDQGGLQEFEVGDSPDETYTITIEEEPQYSIMARGIKNNTYKVTKERALQWKVSYKIDIKGNSITKAHSPSINNYIGSVRNSSLKVDNSKQATYYINMIMLKLNSPVNVRATLQNNKINVTY, encoded by the coding sequence TTGAAAAAAATCATTTTTGCTCTAAGTTTTTTCACTATTTTTACTCTTAACAGTACAACAAAGGTACAAGCTGAAGAACTTTTAACTACCCCCGTGAACAGTGTAAGTTACGATATAGATCAAGGTGGACTACAAGAATTTGAAGTTGGAGATTCCCCTGATGAGACCTACACTATTACCATTGAAGAAGAACCTCAATATTCTATTATGGCAAGAGGTATCAAAAATAATACCTATAAAGTCACAAAAGAACGAGCTCTGCAATGGAAAGTAAGCTATAAAATAGATATAAAAGGAAACTCTATTACTAAGGCGCACTCACCTTCTATAAACAATTACATAGGAAGTGTTCGTAATTCAAGTTTGAAAGTGGATAATTCTAAACAAGCTACTTACTACATAAATATGATTATGCTAAAACTGAACAGCCCGGTGAATGTTCGTGCAACACTTCAAAATAATAAAATTAATGTAACCTATTGA
- a CDS encoding tyrosine-type recombinase/integrase, producing MSYNVQPLRTQQEINDFLFCLRRNKNADRDVFLFLIGINSGLRMSDIVKLKKQELISSKNPRIVEKKTGKMRILYLRSLQDLIQDYTKDLAPEDYLFPSTKGGHIEVNTVYQMFQKVAKLLGRDDIGTHTLRKTFGYHYYKKTKDVATLMEIFGHSSEKITKRYIGINEDEISETLLNFRLGF from the coding sequence ATGAGTTACAACGTCCAACCATTACGCACTCAACAAGAAATAAACGACTTTTTATTCTGTTTAAGACGCAATAAAAATGCAGATCGGGATGTTTTTCTATTTTTGATTGGCATTAATAGCGGTTTGCGCATGTCGGATATCGTAAAATTGAAGAAACAAGAACTGATTTCCTCCAAAAATCCCCGTATTGTCGAAAAGAAAACGGGTAAGATGCGTATTTTGTATTTGAGGAGTCTGCAGGACTTAATCCAAGACTATACAAAAGACTTAGCGCCAGAGGATTATTTGTTTCCTAGCACCAAAGGTGGTCATATAGAAGTCAATACGGTCTACCAGATGTTTCAGAAGGTCGCTAAACTATTAGGAAGAGACGATATTGGCACACACACGCTACGGAAGACGTTTGGTTACCACTATTACAAGAAAACCAAAGACGTGGCGACACTGATGGAAATATTCGGTCATAGCAGCGAGAAAATAACGAAGCGCTATATCGGAATCAATGAAGATGAAATCAGTGAGACTCTATTGAATTTTAGACTAGGTTTTTAG
- a CDS encoding helix-turn-helix transcriptional regulator, whose protein sequence is MAKNLRLKAARAKNDLSQQQLANAVNVTRQTISAIERGDYNPTINLCREICKKLDLTLNDLFWEE, encoded by the coding sequence ATGGCTAAGAATTTAAGATTAAAGGCAGCACGAGCAAAGAATGATCTATCTCAACAGCAATTAGCAAATGCTGTCAATGTTACTCGACAGACCATCAGCGCTATTGAAAGAGGAGATTACAATCCGACAATCAATTTGTGTAGAGAGATTTGTAAAAAATTGGATTTAACTTTAAACGATTTATTTTGGGAGGAATAA
- a CDS encoding AraC family transcriptional regulator, with the protein MDDLLEIINRIENNIDQDINYTQLCKGLSISSSSLQRVFPVLFNITLSDYIRKRRLTRAAFELKHTQHNILEIALKYGYETPDAFTVAFKKQHGATPSAVRKDAPINLFNSLELNLSVEGGNNLPIEIKVLPAFYVAGISIETTIMNPDISILWNQLSHSDLIDDLINLSSGRSFGVCYGITDDGKIKYMAGWEVENPDKVNHLPVEVIQVKSSTFVIIPCNGKIPDSIHKAWNYMWKNFFPESGYTYSGDVDLEFYPEKVTNSNEYQMQIWVPIEKNNNIA; encoded by the coding sequence ATGGATGATTTATTAGAGATTATAAACCGCATTGAAAATAATATTGACCAAGACATAAACTATACTCAACTTTGTAAAGGTTTGAGTATAAGCAGCAGTTCTTTACAGCGTGTGTTTCCAGTGCTCTTTAATATCACACTTTCTGATTATATTCGAAAAAGACGATTAACAAGAGCTGCTTTTGAACTTAAACACACACAACATAATATTTTAGAGATTGCTTTAAAATATGGATATGAAACGCCAGATGCTTTTACTGTTGCTTTTAAAAAACAACATGGGGCTACTCCGTCCGCAGTCCGTAAAGATGCTCCAATTAACCTATTTAATTCTTTAGAATTAAATTTATCAGTCGAAGGAGGGAACAATCTTCCGATAGAAATAAAGGTACTTCCTGCTTTTTATGTGGCTGGTATTTCAATAGAAACGACTATCATGAATCCCGATATTTCAATTCTTTGGAATCAGTTATCTCATTCTGACTTAATTGACGATTTAATAAATCTTAGTAGTGGAAGAAGCTTCGGAGTATGCTATGGAATCACAGATGATGGGAAAATTAAGTATATGGCTGGGTGGGAAGTTGAAAACCCAGATAAAGTTAACCATCTACCTGTTGAAGTCATTCAGGTAAAATCATCAACATTTGTTATCATCCCATGTAATGGAAAAATCCCCGATTCAATACATAAAGCGTGGAATTATATGTGGAAGAACTTCTTCCCGGAAAGTGGTTATACATATTCTGGAGACGTCGATTTAGAATTCTACCCCGAAAAAGTTACTAATTCTAATGAATATCAAATGCAGATATGGGTCCCAATAGAGAAAAATAACAATATAGCGTAA